One genomic segment of Prosthecobacter fusiformis includes these proteins:
- a CDS encoding GldG family protein, whose amino-acid sequence MNLNSKEGSAGITALLVIAIVFAVNFLVGGLGLGNFRMDLTQDGLYTLTPGTKRILERLNADKPVTIRYYVTTEDRVMPPVLKTLAGTVQDLLVEFQKASQGKIILEKLNPNPNTEEEDRAREDDLQGMTVNQNGDNIYLGMAIQSAAQKEVLPFISPDSETSMEYNIARAIQKVSQEKKTVIGVMSAMPIMGSPMFPYQRQAGQDPWIVIQRLRMDYEVRDIPMGTEKIDSDISTLLLIHPADIIESAEYAIDQYLMKGGKVIALVDPFSVVAQRVYSNQQNPATGQPGGVVNPTSDLTNLFKAWGITYNKSQVVADVNYRGMAQAGQNPVELQLPREALNDKESITAKLQSLRLYMAGSFKVENQAGITATTLFSSSEASEMIDATEAEKLIRDRLTNFTPSGRSQIMGLQLSGKFKTAFPGGRPKTPTASPETGGPEDDATAPKPEAPAQPVADAATPKTEEKAEAFNISDGTIKESVNDEGVVILFADADMMYDALCVEQDRTTGELVAANSNLPLLLNSIEALSGGGDLLQVRSRASTKRPFAKMDELREKVERDYRPKLQALQNKLNDTAQKMGPLRLKDGQIVADQRQIKELDELKKTQVDINRQIREIKKSQNKEINFTESMIVALNCLVVPLLVVSVGIFLAIRRRVSTAAV is encoded by the coding sequence ATGAATTTAAATAGCAAAGAAGGCAGCGCAGGCATCACGGCCCTGCTCGTCATCGCCATCGTATTCGCCGTGAACTTCCTCGTTGGCGGCCTCGGCTTGGGCAACTTCCGCATGGACCTCACCCAGGACGGTCTTTATACACTGACCCCTGGAACCAAGCGGATCCTGGAACGCCTGAACGCCGATAAGCCAGTCACCATCCGTTATTATGTCACGACAGAGGACCGGGTCATGCCGCCTGTGCTCAAAACATTGGCCGGCACCGTCCAGGACCTCCTTGTGGAATTCCAAAAAGCTTCCCAGGGCAAAATCATCCTGGAAAAGCTGAATCCGAATCCCAACACAGAGGAAGAAGACCGCGCTCGCGAGGACGACCTCCAAGGCATGACCGTCAACCAAAATGGTGACAACATCTACCTGGGCATGGCCATCCAGAGCGCCGCTCAAAAGGAAGTGCTGCCATTCATCAGCCCAGACAGTGAAACCAGCATGGAATACAACATTGCACGCGCCATCCAAAAGGTCTCTCAGGAGAAGAAGACCGTCATCGGCGTCATGAGTGCCATGCCCATCATGGGTTCTCCCATGTTTCCTTACCAGCGTCAGGCTGGGCAGGATCCCTGGATCGTCATTCAGCGCCTGCGCATGGATTATGAAGTGCGGGACATCCCGATGGGCACCGAGAAAATTGATTCCGATATCAGCACCCTCCTGCTCATCCATCCGGCGGACATCATTGAATCGGCCGAATACGCCATCGACCAATACTTGATGAAAGGTGGCAAAGTCATCGCACTGGTGGATCCTTTCAGTGTCGTAGCCCAGCGCGTGTATAGCAATCAGCAAAACCCCGCGACTGGCCAGCCCGGTGGTGTCGTCAATCCCACTTCAGATCTCACTAACCTGTTCAAGGCCTGGGGCATCACATACAACAAATCCCAGGTCGTCGCCGATGTAAACTACCGTGGCATGGCCCAGGCAGGCCAGAACCCAGTGGAGTTGCAGCTTCCCCGTGAAGCCCTCAACGACAAGGAAAGCATCACGGCCAAGCTGCAATCCCTGCGCTTGTACATGGCGGGTTCTTTCAAGGTGGAAAATCAGGCTGGAATCACCGCCACGACACTTTTCAGCAGTTCGGAAGCCAGCGAAATGATTGATGCCACCGAGGCCGAAAAACTGATTCGGGATCGGCTTACCAATTTCACCCCCAGCGGTCGTAGCCAGATCATGGGCCTGCAATTGAGCGGTAAATTCAAGACCGCCTTCCCTGGGGGCAGACCCAAGACACCTACGGCCAGCCCGGAAACAGGCGGTCCTGAAGACGATGCCACCGCCCCTAAACCTGAAGCGCCTGCACAGCCTGTGGCAGACGCGGCAACTCCTAAAACGGAGGAAAAAGCGGAAGCGTTTAACATCAGTGACGGCACCATCAAAGAATCCGTCAATGACGAAGGCGTGGTCATCCTCTTTGCAGATGCTGACATGATGTATGATGCCCTCTGCGTGGAGCAGGACCGCACCACCGGTGAACTGGTGGCCGCCAACTCCAACCTTCCCCTCCTGCTGAACTCCATTGAGGCACTCAGCGGCGGTGGCGATCTGCTCCAGGTCCGCAGCCGCGCCTCCACCAAGCGCCCGTTCGCCAAGATGGATGAACTGCGTGAAAAAGTGGAAAGGGACTACCGTCCAAAGCTCCAGGCCCTTCAAAACAAACTCAATGACACCGCTCAAAAGATGGGACCCCTCCGTCTCAAAGACGGGCAGATCGTTGCTGACCAGAGACAGATCAAGGAACTGGATGAGCTGAAAAAAACCCAGGTGGACATCAATCGCCAGATCCGTGAAATCAAAAAGAGCCAGAATAAGGAGATCAATTTCACGGAATCCATGATCGTCGCGCTCAACTGCCTGGTTGTGCCGCTCCTGGTCGTCTCGGTGGGTATCTTCCTGGCCATCCGGCGCCGGGTCTCCACGGCTGCCGTCTAA
- a CDS encoding ABC transporter ATP-binding protein encodes MIQVQNLRKVFGSKVAVDNVSFSVEKGQVLGFLGPNGAGKSTSMRMVTGYFRPTSGSIKIGGVDMLEEPELAKRSIGYLPENAPLYSDMTVASFLGFCAEVRGVTGAAKSKAIDRVLELCFLESVRNQSVDTLSKGYRHRTCFAQSIIHDPEVLILDEPTDGLDPNQKHEVRGLIKRMGETKAIIFSTHILEEVEAACSRAIIIDRGKIVADGTPDQLKKLVPGVNTLDEVFRAITRPDTVK; translated from the coding sequence ATGATCCAAGTGCAAAACCTCCGAAAAGTGTTCGGCAGCAAGGTGGCGGTGGACAACGTCTCCTTCTCTGTCGAAAAGGGTCAGGTCCTCGGCTTCCTTGGCCCGAACGGTGCTGGCAAATCCACCTCCATGCGCATGGTCACGGGCTATTTCCGCCCCACGTCCGGCAGCATCAAAATCGGTGGCGTCGATATGCTGGAAGAGCCAGAACTGGCCAAACGTTCCATCGGCTACCTTCCTGAAAATGCCCCTCTCTATTCCGATATGACGGTGGCCAGCTTCCTAGGCTTCTGCGCCGAAGTGCGCGGGGTGACCGGCGCTGCTAAGAGCAAGGCGATTGATCGTGTACTGGAACTTTGCTTCCTGGAAAGCGTGCGCAACCAGAGCGTGGATACCCTTTCCAAGGGTTACCGTCACCGCACCTGCTTCGCCCAGAGCATCATCCACGACCCCGAGGTCCTCATTCTGGATGAGCCGACCGACGGCCTGGATCCTAACCAGAAGCATGAAGTGCGCGGCCTCATCAAGCGCATGGGTGAAACCAAGGCGATCATTTTCTCCACTCACATTCTGGAGGAAGTCGAGGCGGCCTGCTCCCGTGCCATCATCATCGACCGGGGAAAGATCGTTGCCGACGGCACCCCCGACCAGTTGAAGAAACTCGTGCCGGGTGTGAACACCCTGGACGAAGTCTTCCGCGCCATCACCCGTCCTGACACGGTGAAATAA
- a CDS encoding GspE/PulE family protein: MALLSLSDVLFQTASHAGCRDQSRLRHALEEATDKRLPLIDAVLDANVVDEESFFSNLAGQLSLPYANEESQEQEGLHNRFPAKLALRHRIFPTQVSAVEVTVLTYNPFDLSARQAVGQELQKRVHWQIASRHRILEALHQGYGVGAENFEELLEGRDGSDQDDDMKQEVNVLDEADEEATVMNFVNQVFREALKERATDIHVEPLERDLRIRYRVDGKLIEVPVPPNMRVLQNSLISRLKIMAHLDIAERRMPQDGRINLELDGEPIDVRVATIPSVNGESVALRLLTRKKFDMGAIGLDPDTEAKFRKLLAAPNGIILITGPTGSGKSTTLYTLLKELNTKDRRIVTIEDPVENKLDGIIQIAVKPEIDLTFAAGLRSILRGDPNVIMVGEMRDQETVEIAIRGALTGHLVFSTLHTNDAVGGISRLLDMGIEPFMVSSSVRAFQAQRLVRTLCPHCKAPAHYEDSHLRACGFPLEWKDKLFTSVGCRSCRNTGFTGRLAIMEICLMTETLQEKINQRATSMELKAQALKDGMIPMRQYGFRKAFQGITTLEEVMTVTAASE; the protein is encoded by the coding sequence ATGGCACTGCTTTCCCTTTCTGATGTCCTTTTCCAAACCGCCAGCCACGCGGGCTGCCGGGATCAGTCGCGGCTGCGCCATGCGCTGGAGGAAGCAACAGACAAACGCCTGCCGCTCATTGATGCGGTCCTGGACGCCAATGTGGTGGATGAGGAGAGCTTCTTTTCCAATCTGGCGGGGCAACTGAGCCTGCCATATGCGAATGAAGAATCCCAGGAGCAAGAAGGGCTGCACAATCGCTTTCCCGCGAAACTGGCGCTGCGCCATCGCATCTTTCCGACGCAAGTGAGTGCCGTAGAAGTGACGGTGCTGACCTATAACCCCTTTGACCTCAGCGCACGCCAGGCGGTGGGACAGGAACTGCAAAAACGCGTGCATTGGCAGATCGCCAGCCGTCATCGCATCTTGGAAGCGCTGCATCAGGGATACGGCGTGGGGGCGGAAAACTTTGAGGAGCTGCTGGAAGGCCGCGATGGCAGCGACCAGGACGATGACATGAAACAGGAGGTCAACGTCCTGGATGAGGCGGACGAGGAAGCCACCGTGATGAACTTTGTGAACCAGGTCTTCCGCGAGGCGCTGAAAGAACGGGCAACGGACATCCATGTGGAGCCGCTGGAACGTGACCTGCGCATCCGCTACCGAGTGGATGGCAAGCTGATCGAGGTGCCCGTGCCGCCGAACATGCGGGTGCTGCAAAATTCGCTCATTTCCCGACTGAAAATCATGGCGCATCTGGATATCGCAGAGCGCCGCATGCCGCAGGATGGCCGTATCAACCTGGAACTGGATGGCGAGCCGATCGACGTCCGTGTAGCGACCATTCCCAGCGTCAATGGAGAATCCGTGGCGCTACGTTTGCTGACCCGTAAAAAGTTCGACATGGGAGCCATTGGCCTGGACCCGGATACGGAGGCGAAATTCCGCAAACTGCTGGCCGCGCCGAATGGCATCATCCTCATCACCGGGCCGACCGGATCTGGCAAAAGCACCACGCTTTATACCCTGCTGAAGGAGCTGAATACGAAGGACCGCCGCATCGTCACCATCGAAGACCCGGTGGAAAACAAGCTGGATGGGATCATCCAGATCGCCGTGAAACCGGAGATTGACCTTACCTTTGCCGCCGGTCTGCGCAGCATTCTGCGTGGTGACCCGAACGTGATCATGGTGGGGGAAATGCGCGACCAGGAGACGGTGGAAATCGCCATTCGTGGTGCCCTTACCGGGCACTTGGTATTCTCCACCCTGCATACCAATGATGCGGTGGGCGGGATCTCCCGTCTTTTGGACATGGGGATCGAGCCGTTCATGGTTTCCTCCTCCGTACGTGCCTTCCAGGCCCAGCGGCTGGTGCGCACCCTGTGCCCGCATTGCAAAGCCCCGGCGCATTATGAGGACAGCCACCTGCGCGCGTGCGGATTCCCCCTGGAATGGAAGGACAAGCTGTTTACTTCCGTCGGCTGCCGCTCCTGCCGCAATACCGGATTCACCGGACGCCTGGCCATCATGGAAATCTGCCTGATGACAGAGACACTCCAGGAGAAGATCAACCAACGCGCGACCAGCATGGAACTGAAAGCCCAGGCGCTAAAGGATGGCATGATCCCCATGCGCCAGTATGGCTTCCGCAAAGCCTTCCAAGGCATCACCACCCTGGAAGAAGTGATGACCGTGACGGCAGCCAGCGAGTAG
- a CDS encoding ABC transporter permease subunit, which produces MKSRDLENTLAIFKREFLSYFNSPVLYVIVVIFLLVSMSFTFIFGQLLMSDNASLAQPFFIWHPWIYMVLAPAVGMRLWSEEHRLGTFELLMTMPISPWQAIVGKFVAAALVWLIALALTFPVVVTVYWLGTPDSGPIITGYAASYLYALGCLAVTSAVSAYTRSQVVCFIVSVTVCAGLTLIGNPGIVETVVRTLPSSLEFIVRFISYLSFMDHFYEMTKGIFVFRDVLYFLSVIVVALVVTHMGLRSKRA; this is translated from the coding sequence ATGAAAAGCAGAGATCTGGAAAACACCCTCGCGATTTTTAAGCGGGAGTTCCTCTCCTACTTCAATTCACCGGTGCTCTATGTCATCGTCGTGATCTTCCTTCTCGTCTCGATGAGCTTTACGTTCATCTTTGGCCAGTTGCTGATGAGTGACAATGCCTCCCTGGCACAGCCATTCTTCATCTGGCATCCGTGGATCTACATGGTCCTGGCTCCTGCCGTCGGGATGCGCCTCTGGTCGGAAGAGCATCGTTTGGGCACCTTTGAATTGCTCATGACCATGCCCATCTCCCCCTGGCAGGCCATTGTTGGCAAATTCGTCGCCGCTGCCCTGGTCTGGCTGATTGCGCTGGCGCTCACGTTTCCCGTCGTCGTCACCGTTTACTGGCTGGGTACTCCGGATTCCGGTCCCATCATCACCGGTTATGCTGCCAGCTACCTGTATGCTCTCGGCTGCCTGGCCGTCACCAGCGCAGTGAGTGCGTATACCCGCAGCCAAGTCGTTTGTTTCATCGTCTCCGTGACCGTATGCGCTGGCCTCACCCTAATTGGGAATCCCGGCATTGTGGAAACGGTGGTCCGCACCCTGCCTTCCTCCCTGGAATTCATCGTGCGTTTCATCAGCTACCTCAGCTTCATGGATCATTTTTATGAAATGACCAAGGGCATCTTCGTCTTCCGCGACGTGCTTTACTTCCTTTCGGTGATCGTCGTGGCGCTCGTTGTCACCCACATGGGCCTGCGTTCTAAACGCGCCTGA
- a CDS encoding Gfo/Idh/MocA family protein, translating into MKRVPLSSRRQFLAKSAGVLGFPAIIPASVLGENAPSTKITMAVVGWGMMGPSNTNKFLAEADCQIVAACDIDKQNLEKAVGTVNAAYKNTDCKAYHDYREVMARDDIDTVMLAIPDNWHALTSIEAAKNGKDIYGEKPLARTISEQQAIVNAVKRYGRIWQTGSWQRSEDNFRIGAEIVRNGLIGKLTHVEVGLPSGHNDFAKTGDKREVSPPPPSLDYEMWIGPAAMQDYIECRVHKNWRWDYNIGGGQLLDWVGHHCDIAHWGMDMDSSGPTLIKPIQVDMPPRTDIWNTATRYRAEATYPGDILMTIAGGHEDIKMGTKWIGTDGWVYVNRNGAYDASKPELKKIIKKRDGDQIIEAAAAPKLGDDVIKTRLYETPGHHRNFLDCVKSRKPTVTPVETAHRSATPGHLALIAFLVNRPIRWDPVNEVIMDDPEASKLLTREYRSPWKLEG; encoded by the coding sequence ATGAAACGCGTTCCCCTTTCGTCCCGTCGTCAATTCCTGGCCAAGTCGGCAGGGGTCCTTGGCTTTCCTGCCATCATCCCAGCTTCCGTTCTGGGTGAAAACGCTCCTTCCACCAAAATCACCATGGCTGTGGTCGGCTGGGGCATGATGGGGCCGAGCAATACGAATAAATTTTTGGCGGAGGCGGATTGCCAGATTGTGGCTGCCTGTGACATCGACAAGCAGAACCTGGAAAAAGCCGTCGGCACCGTCAATGCCGCCTATAAAAACACAGATTGCAAAGCCTACCATGATTACCGTGAGGTCATGGCCAGGGATGACATTGACACAGTGATGCTGGCCATCCCGGACAACTGGCACGCGCTTACCTCCATCGAAGCCGCGAAAAACGGCAAAGACATCTATGGTGAAAAGCCCCTGGCGCGCACGATTTCTGAGCAGCAGGCCATCGTCAATGCCGTGAAGCGCTATGGCCGAATCTGGCAAACAGGCTCCTGGCAGCGGAGTGAGGATAACTTCCGCATCGGTGCCGAGATCGTCCGCAACGGATTGATCGGCAAGCTGACGCATGTGGAAGTGGGCCTGCCTTCCGGCCACAACGACTTTGCCAAAACCGGGGATAAGCGGGAAGTCTCCCCTCCCCCGCCAAGCCTGGACTATGAGATGTGGATCGGTCCGGCAGCCATGCAGGATTACATCGAGTGCCGCGTCCATAAGAACTGGCGCTGGGATTATAACATCGGCGGCGGCCAGCTCCTGGACTGGGTTGGCCACCATTGCGACATCGCCCACTGGGGCATGGATATGGACAGCAGCGGCCCTACCCTGATCAAACCCATCCAGGTGGATATGCCACCCCGCACGGACATTTGGAACACAGCCACCCGCTATCGCGCTGAGGCCACCTACCCGGGCGATATCCTGATGACCATCGCTGGCGGTCACGAGGATATTAAAATGGGCACCAAGTGGATCGGCACCGATGGCTGGGTGTATGTGAACCGCAACGGAGCCTATGACGCCTCCAAACCTGAGCTCAAAAAGATCATCAAAAAACGGGATGGAGATCAAATCATTGAAGCGGCGGCGGCCCCAAAACTAGGGGACGACGTCATCAAGACCCGCCTTTACGAGACGCCCGGTCATCACCGCAATTTCCTGGACTGCGTGAAGAGCCGCAAGCCCACTGTGACTCCGGTGGAGACCGCCCACCGCAGCGCGACGCCCGGTCATTTGGCCCTCATCGCCTTCCTGGTCAACCGACCCATCCGATGGGATCCCGTGAATGAAGTGATCATGGATGATCCGGAGGCCTCCAAATTGCTCACGCGGGAATATCGCAGCCCGTGGAAGCTGGAAGGCTGA
- a CDS encoding tetratricopeptide repeat protein produces the protein MLTNQTIDPNQNGQPKPFILFRPFLMVWHWLVPPTQAHKDRQSKGALWAARISVIAFCLLLMGLAIYFAKPMQDTYQDWKADKLVAESRQMAEDGQIVNAVFKAQEAVSLAPDNVNAIRLNTEFLTAMRRPEALYFLDRLEASGATELKDKQTRVKALINLNRGKEAATLLEQVLAESPTDLASMKLAEEVWDSSQKNSMLVKTLKAYAEKHPDDAAHGLRLAKIQTDSGDSTESSDGMRRAWAVAEREDALGLQALEFLDSFENLPPDEAGQLIKKLRSHPKATGWHQVAALKRQLRLNPAQRVALIQEAIELARGKSREDLVPMVRWLVEEQQFLQVLALVSEDEAKGYQPILENYLTALTMLKRFADLERLVKDPKVAGILNQSVSAFYRAHLAFVMNKPPEEVRAALIAAKNAADIERRGELCMKIAEYAEARGHPDIAEDAYKSAALNPRTDRLGYKGLLRASEANGNTEGLLEAATEAARRWPDDPQYVERFLYVNLLTGRQMELTLTECLKLLEQRPQDQVRRLMAALGHWRLMDFKAATPFLQDMDVSQLSSGQKAIYAAIARDSGANNAEQAARDVVNTIEAQARMLPEERVCMVKATR, from the coding sequence GTGCTTACCAACCAGACGATTGATCCGAACCAGAACGGACAGCCGAAACCCTTTATTCTTTTCCGCCCTTTTCTGATGGTGTGGCACTGGCTGGTGCCTCCGACTCAAGCCCACAAGGATCGTCAGTCGAAGGGGGCGCTATGGGCAGCGCGGATCAGTGTCATCGCGTTTTGCCTTCTTCTGATGGGCCTGGCCATCTATTTCGCCAAGCCCATGCAGGATACTTATCAGGACTGGAAGGCAGACAAGCTGGTCGCTGAATCCCGTCAGATGGCTGAGGACGGTCAGATCGTCAATGCGGTGTTCAAAGCCCAGGAAGCCGTCAGCCTGGCCCCCGACAATGTGAATGCCATCCGGCTAAACACAGAGTTTTTGACCGCGATGCGCCGCCCAGAAGCTCTTTACTTTCTGGACCGCCTGGAAGCCAGTGGTGCCACGGAACTGAAGGACAAACAGACGCGTGTCAAAGCACTGATCAACCTGAACCGGGGCAAAGAAGCGGCGACGCTCCTGGAGCAAGTGCTGGCTGAATCCCCGACGGACCTGGCATCCATGAAACTGGCGGAAGAGGTATGGGACAGCAGCCAGAAAAACAGCATGCTTGTCAAAACGCTGAAAGCCTATGCCGAAAAGCACCCGGACGATGCTGCCCATGGACTGCGACTGGCCAAGATCCAGACGGATTCTGGGGACAGTACCGAAAGCTCTGATGGAATGCGCCGGGCCTGGGCAGTGGCCGAAAGGGAGGATGCGCTGGGCCTTCAAGCCCTGGAGTTTTTGGACAGTTTTGAAAACCTGCCTCCCGACGAGGCGGGGCAGTTGATCAAAAAATTACGCTCACATCCAAAGGCCACTGGCTGGCATCAGGTGGCGGCATTGAAACGCCAACTGCGCCTGAACCCTGCACAACGAGTCGCGCTCATCCAAGAAGCCATTGAACTGGCACGCGGCAAATCGCGCGAGGACTTGGTGCCCATGGTACGCTGGCTGGTGGAGGAGCAGCAATTCCTGCAAGTGCTGGCCCTGGTGAGTGAAGATGAGGCGAAGGGTTATCAGCCTATTTTGGAAAACTACCTCACGGCTCTGACGATGCTGAAACGGTTTGCCGACCTGGAAAGACTGGTCAAAGACCCCAAAGTGGCAGGAATACTGAATCAAAGTGTCAGTGCCTTTTACCGGGCGCATCTGGCCTTCGTTATGAACAAGCCGCCGGAAGAAGTGCGGGCGGCCCTGATTGCGGCCAAGAATGCAGCGGACATCGAACGACGCGGGGAGCTTTGCATGAAAATCGCCGAATACGCCGAGGCCCGGGGACATCCGGACATCGCAGAAGATGCTTATAAAAGTGCTGCCCTAAATCCACGTACAGACCGCCTGGGGTATAAGGGGCTGCTGCGTGCCTCCGAGGCCAATGGCAATACCGAGGGTCTACTTGAAGCCGCCACGGAAGCGGCAAGGCGCTGGCCCGACGACCCTCAATACGTCGAGCGTTTTTTATACGTTAACCTCCTGACGGGTCGACAGATGGAACTGACGCTGACCGAATGCCTGAAGCTATTGGAGCAGCGCCCTCAAGACCAAGTGCGTCGCCTAATGGCTGCTCTGGGCCACTGGCGCCTGATGGATTTCAAAGCCGCTACACCATTCCTACAAGACATGGACGTCAGCCAGCTTTCATCCGGCCAAAAAGCCATCTATGCGGCCATTGCCCGTGACAGCGGGGCTAACAATGCGGAACAAGCGGCACGGGATGTGGTGAATACCATCGAAGCCCAAGCGCGGATGCTGCCGGAGGAGCGGGTCTGCATGGTGAAGGCGACGAGGTAG